The region NNNNNNNNNNNNNNNNNNNNNNNNNNNNNNCGCCCGCTGCCCGATTGCGATTGAGCGCTGCCGAACCCAGGCGCCGCCGCTGGAGCGGCTGGCCGACGGCCGCCAGGTCGCCTGTTTCCGCGCCACCGAGCCGCTCTCGGACGGGGAGGACCGGCATGGCTGAGGCGGGTTCGGGCCAAGCGCTGCTCAGCGTGCAAGACCTGCGGACGTGGTTTCCCATCCGCCGGCTGCTGTTCTCGCCCAGTCGCGGCTCTATCAAGGCCGTGGACGGCGTGTCGTTTGACATCTATCCGGGCGAGACGCTGGGGCTGGTCGGCGAGTCGGGCTGTGGCAAAACCACCCTGGGCCGGACGATCCTGCGCCTGGAGCGGGCCAGCGGCGGCCGGGTGGTGTACAACGGGCAGGATCTGCTGAGCCTCGGCGAATCGGCCCTGCGACCCCTGCGTCGGCGGCTGCAGATGATCTTCCAGGACCCTTACTCCTCGCTTAACCCCCGCCTGGCGGTACGCGACATTGTCACCGAGGGTCTCAGACAGCACGGTCAGCTTGACAGCAGCCTGGACGCGGTCGCCACCCGTCTGTTGCGCGAGGTTGGTCTGGACGCCACCGCGCTGTACCGCTATCCGCACGAATTTTCGGGCGGCCAGCGCCAGCGGATCAGTATTGCGCGGGCTATTTCGCTCCAGCCCGAATTCATCGTGTGTGACGAGGCGGTCAGCGCCCTCGACGTGTCGATTCAGGCCCAGATCATCAACCTGCTGGTTGACCTGCGCCGTCGCTACGGCCNNNNNNNNNNNNNNNNNNNNNNNNNNNNNNNNNNNNNNNNNNNNNNNNNNNNNNNNNNNNNNNNNNNNNNNNNNNNNNNNNNNNNNNNNNNNNNNNNNNNNNNNNNNNNNNNNNNNNNNNNNNNNNNNNNNNNNNNNNNNNNNNNNNNNNNNNNNNNNNNNNNNNNNNNNNNNNNNNNNNNNNNNNNNNNNNNNNNNNNNNNNNNNNNNNNNNNNNNNNNNNNNNNNNNNNNNNNNNNNNNNNNNNNNNNNNNNNNNNNNNNNNNNNNNNNNNNNNNNNNNNNNNNNNNNNNNNNNNNNNNNNNNNNNNNNNNNNNNNNNNNNNNNNNNNNNNNNNNNNNNNNNNNNNNNNNNNNNNNNNNNNNNNNNNNNNNNNNNNNNNNNNNNNGAGACGGAGAATAACGAAAAGGACGGGATTTGAGGGAATGACTAAGGACAGAATCGGTGGCAGCCGGACAATTAAGGCGTCCGAGTTCAAGGCGAAGTGTCTGAAGCTGATGGACGAGGTGGCGGCCAGCGGCAAGGAGGTTGTCATCACCAAAAACGGCCGTCCGGTTTCGCGGCTCGTGCCGTACCGGGAGAAACCAAAGAGCCTGTTTGGCATCGACAGAGGAAGAATCGAACTCCTTGGTGACATCATCGAGCCGCTGGATGTGGAGTGGGAAGCCGAGACCGGCAAGACCTGGGACGGCGCCAGGTGATTCTGCTCGATACGCACGTCATGCTGTGGCTGAGATTGGGTGAGGCGCAGAGGAAGAAAACACCGCACGAAGGAGGCAAGACAATGAGTGATGAAATGCGTCGAGTCATGGACGAAGCCGCAATCCGCCGGGTGATTGATCGGTATTGTCATGCGGTTGATCGCGGCAGCGCGGATGACGTGGCCGCGCTCTTTCACCCCAACGGGCGCTTAGCGGTCAGCCTTGAAGACAACGATGGGTATAACGGTCGTGAGGCCGTGCGCGAATGGTACGCGAACTACCATCGCTACTTTCGGGCCAGGCTGAGCCACCTGCGGCACAAAATTTCCAACGTCCAGATTGACCTGAATGGCGACGAAGCGCGGGTGGTGTCCTACATGGACGCCGACCTCATCGCCACAGACGAAACCACCCCGCGCCAGGCAATCGGTCGCTACGACGACCGCTTTGTCCGTGAGGGCGGAGAGTGGTACTTCGCCGAACGCGTGATTGTGGTGTATCACGCCGACGAGCGCTTGGCTGAATTGCTGAGCGCCGATTCGTAGCACTCGTCTCATAAGTTGGAGGCGGGCATCGACGGAGGAGCGCCGGTGCGGGTTCGGATTCTTATGCAGGCTGCGGCGACCTGATTTCTGCTCTGGTCACGAAGACATACGTCACGACCAGGCTTCCAAAGGGTTCACGTTTGGAGCTGCGATGTATTGGGGCTACAATGCAGGTGACGCGTCACGCTTTTGGAGAGTCACATTACAGTCGGCAGATTGCCAGAAGGAGGGATGCTATGACTACAAACCAAAACTGGTGGCCGAATCAGCTGAGCCTGAAGGCACTTCGTCAAAACTCTTCCCTGTCGGACCCGATGGGCAAGGATTTCAACTACGCCGAGGCCTTCAAGAACGTTGATGTCGAGGAGTTGAAGCAGGACATCGAACGGGTGATGACGACCTCACAGGACTGGTGGCCGGCTGACTACGGCCACTACGGGCCGCTCTTTATCCGCATGACGTGGCACGCCGCCGGCACCTACCGCATCGCCGACGGCCGGGGCGGTGGCGGCTCGGGCCACCAGCGCTTTGCGCCGCTGAACAGCTGGCCGGACAACGGGAACCTGGACAAGGCGCGCCGCCTGCTGTGGCCGATCAAGCAGAAGTACGGCCGCACCCTCTCGTGGGCCGACCTCATCATCTTCGCCGGCAACTGCGCCCTGGAGTCGATGGGCTTCAAGACCTTTGGGTTTGGCTTTGGACGCCCGGATGTCTGGGAGGCGGACGAGACCGACTGGGGGCATGAGACGACGTGGCTTGACGACCAGCGCCACGACGCCGACGGCGAACTCCAGGGCCCCCTCGGCGCCGACCACATGGGCCTGATTTACGTCAACCCCGAGGGGCCGAACGGCAACCCGGACCCCAATCTCGCGGCGCAGTACATTCGCACCACGTTCGCCCGCATGGCGATGAACGACGAGGAGACGGTTGCGCTCATCGCCGGCGGGCACACGTTCGGCAAGGCACATGGCGCCGCCCCTGAGGCCCATGTCGGCGCCGAGCCGGAGGGCGCCGGCATAGAGGCGCAGGGCTTGGGCTGGGGAAGCAGCTTCGGCAGCGGCAAGGCCGGCGACGCGATCACCAGCGGCCTGGAAGGCGCCTGGACCACCAACCCCACCCGGTGGGACAACAACTTCATGGAGAACCTGCACAACTACGAGTGGGAGCTGACGCAGAGCCCCGCCGGCAAGTCGCAGTACCAGCCCGTGAATGCGGTCCAAGCGGCCGTGGTGCCGGACGCTCACGACCCCGCCAAGAAGCACGCCCCCTTCATGCTCACAACAGACCTCTCGCTGCGGATGGACCCGGTCTATGCACCGATTTCGAAACGCTTTCTCGAGAACCCGGCAGACCTGGAGGACGCCTTCGCCAAGGCGTGGTTCAAGCTGCTCCACCGCGACATGGGCCCCAGCAGCCGCTACCTCGGCCCACTGGTCCCTGAAGAACCGCAGTTGTGGCAAGACCCTGTGCCCGACGTCGACCATGAGTTGATCGGCGAGCAGGACATCGCCGACCTCAAGGCCAAGGTCCTCGCCTCGGGCCTGTCCGTGTCCCAGCTGGTCTCGACAGCCTGGGCTTCGGCGGCGTCGTTCCGGGGCACTGACAAGCGCGGTGGCGCCAACGGGGCGCGCGTCCGCCTCGCACCGCAGAAGGACTGGGAGGCAAACGATCCGGCCGCATTGGCGGGCGTATTATCAACGCTGGAGGGGATCCAGGCGGAGTTCAACGCCGCACAGACCGGCGGCAAGCGGGTCTCCCTCGCCGACCTGATCGTCCTGGCCGGGTGCGCGGGCGTCGAGCAGGCGGCACGCGACGCCGGGCAGAGCGTGCAGGTGCCCTTCGCCCCGGGCCGCACCGACGCGACGCAGGAGTGGACCGACGTAGAGTCCTTCGCCGTCCTCGAACCCGCCGCAGACGGCTTCCGCAACTACGTCAAGGGCGGCAACGGAACAGCGGCGGCGGAGCAGCTGGTGGAGCGGGCCTGCCTGCTGACGCTGACAGCTCCCGAGATGACGGCGCTGGTGGGCGGCCTGCGCGCCCTGAACGCCAACACCGGACAGTCCGCACACGGCGTGTTCACCGACCGGCCGGGGACGCTGACCAACGACTTCTTCGTCAACCTGCTGGACATGGGCACCCAGTGGCGGGCGTCGTCCGACGGCACGTTCGAGGGTCGGGATGCGGCCACCGGAAACGTCAAGTGGACGGCCACCGAGGTCGATCTCGTGTTCGGTTCGAACTCCGAACTCCGGGCCATCGCGGAGGTCTACGGGTGTGGCGACGGGCAGCAGGCGTTCGTGCGCGACTTCGTGGCCGCGTGGGACAAGGTGATGAACCTTGATCGCTACGACCTCGGGTGATCCCAGCCAAGCGCCCGCAGCGGCCGTCTCCCGTGCAGCCGAGATGGTCAGCCCCAAGACCAACTCGGCTGCCCGCGTCGTGGAGCATTGCGGCGTCTCCGGTTCACGCCTGTCGGATGATGACAGAGCCGTGCCGGAGGCGGTGTTCCCGGCGCCATGGTCGTGAGGCCGGGCGCGTATGGTACGCGAACTACCATACATACTTTCGCGCCAGACTGAGCCACCTGCGGCACAAAATTTCCAACATCCAGATTGACCTGAATAGCGACGAGGCGCGGCTTGTGTCCTACATGGACGCCGACCTCATCGCCGAACGCGTGATTGTTGTGTATCACGCCGATGGGCGCTTGGCTGAATTACTGAGTGCCGATTCGCAGCACTCACCTCATATAGCACACCAAACGGAATCCCAATCATGCCGACAAGAGAGCAGATCATCGACGATATAAGGCGCATTGCCGAAAAGAACGGTCGGCCGCCGGGACGGGAAGTCTTTGAGAGGGAGACCGGTATCCGCATATCCGAGTGGCACGGCATCTATTTTCGAAGTTGGGGCGACGCCCTTAAAGAAGCGGGATATGAGCCCAACAAGTGGCAGGGCAAGCTCTCTTCCGAGCAGGTGCTTCGGAAATATGCCGAGGCTGCCCGTCACTTCGGGCGCATCCCCGCTGAGATCGATATCCGCATGTACTCGCGCAACCGACGGGACTTCCCTGGCCACACAACGTTCACAAATCACTTCCAGAACAAGACCGGGCTTATCGCGGCGCTGGCGAAGTGGGTGCGCGAGAACGACGACTTCGCCGATCTGATCGCCCTGCTTCCCGAACTCAAGGAGGACGAGACCTCCGCTCCGCTGACAGAGGGCTTTGTCTACCTTCTCAAATCCGGCGCCCACTACAAGATCGGTCGCAGCAAAGAGCTTGAGCGGCGCGTGAAGCAGATTAGAGCATTTTCACGCTATCTTGAGTCATGGCCGGCTGGGCGCCGTCATCAGGGGCTGCTTCGGACGGGTAACCTGGGATTCAGACGCATCGGAAATTTCTGAAAATGCTCTAGCGTCGCCCTGCCGGGGGAGGTCACTCTAGAACACGCGATCCGAACCGACGATCCACCTGGTTCGGTTCGGTCAAACAGACGGCAGGCCGGACCTTTTCTGTCGAAAGGTCGTCGAAGGGAAAGGGAACTGGAACAACTTTACCCTTGGTCACGGAAAGGCTTCCCATCACTGAGCGTATAGATATCCTCCGCCGGGTCTTTCAAAAACTCGAAAGCAGGGTTGGCGCCAGGAAAAGTGTCTCCAGCGTATCAGATATGCAGGTCAGGAATAGTCATTGCGAATGCCTCGGTTTGCATCGCTTCCTTGGAGACAGCCCCCCTTCCCCCAGAAATCCCCCCGTGCTGGCGCGCTTCCCCCTTTGCCAAAAGGGGGACTGAGGGGGATTTTTCGACACGAGGGCCGTAGTCAGAGAGAGCTGCTGAGGTTTGTCTGGGTCAAACATTGCCAAAGGGAGATACCAGCTCCCTGCCATTGCTCCGGCACAACAAATCTGAGATATACAAGCGCGTGTCTGTCCGGGAAAAACTGCGCCGCGCCCTCAGCCATGCCTTTGCCCTACCGGCCCGTTCCGTACCGCTGACGGCCGAGGATCGCGCGCTGCTGGAACACATCGCGCAACGCCTCGCCCAGCGACGCCTGGAGGCGCCGGCCATCCTGTTTCTGGAATCCGTCGGGCCGCTCAATTTCATCGGCAGCCAGGTGTTGCACGGCCTGCGTCCGTTCCTGGAGCTGGTGTGCGACTCCACCGAGCTGGAACGCCTGGCCGTCCTGCTCGAACGCCGCGACAGCCTTGAGCAGCTCAGCGCCTTGCTCTCCCACCGGGCATGAATCCGCACGACCTCAACGTCATTCTGGCCACCGACTGTGGCAGCACCACGACCAAAGCCATTCTGATCCAGAAACGCGGCCAGGAATACCGC is a window of Desulfurellaceae bacterium DNA encoding:
- a CDS encoding ABC transporter ATP-binding protein; translated protein: MAEAGSGQALLSVQDLRTWFPIRRLLFSPSRGSIKAVDGVSFDIYPGETLGLVGESGCGKTTLGRTILRLERASGGRVVYNGQDLLSLGESALRPLRRRLQMIFQDPYSSLNPRLAVRDIVTEGLRQHGQLDSSLDAVATRLLREVGLDATALYRYPHEFSGGQRQRISIARAISLQPEFIVCDEAVSALDVSIQAQIINLLVDLRRRYG
- a CDS encoding type II toxin-antitoxin system prevent-host-death family antitoxin, whose protein sequence is RRRITKRTGFEGMTKDRIGGSRTIKASEFKAKCLKLMDEVAASGKEVVITKNGRPVSRLVPYREKPKSLFGIDRGRIELLGDIIEPLDVEWEAETGKTWDGAR
- a CDS encoding nuclear transport factor 2 family protein encodes the protein MSDEMRRVMDEAAIRRVIDRYCHAVDRGSADDVAALFHPNGRLAVSLEDNDGYNGREAVREWYANYHRYFRARLSHLRHKISNVQIDLNGDEARVVSYMDADLIATDETTPRQAIGRYDDRFVREGGEWYFAERVIVVYHADERLAELLSADS
- the katG gene encoding catalase/peroxidase HPI, which encodes MTTNQNWWPNQLSLKALRQNSSLSDPMGKDFNYAEAFKNVDVEELKQDIERVMTTSQDWWPADYGHYGPLFIRMTWHAAGTYRIADGRGGGGSGHQRFAPLNSWPDNGNLDKARRLLWPIKQKYGRTLSWADLIIFAGNCALESMGFKTFGFGFGRPDVWEADETDWGHETTWLDDQRHDADGELQGPLGADHMGLIYVNPEGPNGNPDPNLAAQYIRTTFARMAMNDEETVALIAGGHTFGKAHGAAPEAHVGAEPEGAGIEAQGLGWGSSFGSGKAGDAITSGLEGAWTTNPTRWDNNFMENLHNYEWELTQSPAGKSQYQPVNAVQAAVVPDAHDPAKKHAPFMLTTDLSLRMDPVYAPISKRFLENPADLEDAFAKAWFKLLHRDMGPSSRYLGPLVPEEPQLWQDPVPDVDHELIGEQDIADLKAKVLASGLSVSQLVSTAWASAASFRGTDKRGGANGARVRLAPQKDWEANDPAALAGVLSTLEGIQAEFNAAQTGGKRVSLADLIVLAGCAGVEQAARDAGQSVQVPFAPGRTDATQEWTDVESFAVLEPAADGFRNYVKGGNGTAAAEQLVERACLLTLTAPEMTALVGGLRALNANTGQSAHGVFTDRPGTLTNDFFVNLLDMGTQWRASSDGTFEGRDAATGNVKWTATEVDLVFGSNSELRAIAEVYGCGDGQQAFVRDFVAAWDKVMNLDRYDLG